The DNA window AATGAATGTACTTATTGAAAATATTAAGGATGGGATAAAAGGTGATCGTTTTCTATGGACTATCATTATACTTTTGTCACTTTGTTCTTTGTTGGCTGTTTACAGCGCTTCTATATCCTTAACGAAGTACAATTCTGACAACACTGTATTTTTCCTTCTAAAACATGTGCCGTTTATTATTGGTGGATTGATTTTGGCTTGGTTTATATCAAATATTGACTACACTGAATTTAGTAAATGGGCACCATTTTTTTTAATTGTGGCGGTTGCTTTGTTGGTTTGGGCTTTGTTTTTTGGAGTGAATATTAATCAAGCAAAAAGATGGATTCAGGTTCCATTTTTAGATATTTCATTTCAGGTTTCCGATTTTGCTAAGTTGGCATTAATTGCTTTTGTGGCAAGGAGCATTTCGGCAAAACAGGATCATATCAAAAGTTTTAAAACTGCATTTGTCCCGATCATGTTACCGGTGCTTTTAATTTGTGGACTAATTGCACCGTCAAATTTTTCAACATCTGCTATATTATTTTTGTGTTGTATTATGATGCTTTTTGTGGGGAGAGTTTCTTTTAAATATATTTTTATTTTAGGATTATTTGGAGTCTTGATGTTTGCGTTTTTAATATACCTGGGCCAATTTTTACCTGATGCCATTCGGGTCAACACCTGGGTGAACAGAGTAAATGAATACCTCAATGTTGAGGGTGGAGGGTACCAGGTACAACAAGCCAAGATTGCTATTGCCCGAGGTGGGTTATTTGGAGTGGGTCCCGGAAATTCCATGTTGAGAAATTTTATTCCATATTCTTATGCAGATTTTATCTATGCCATTATTTGTGAAGAATGGGGGATTCTGCTTGGTGGGATCGGACTGATTATTTTATACCTGATGTTATTGGGTCATTGTGTAAGTATGGTGACAAAATCACCTAAAGCTTTTGGCGCAATGTTGACCATTGGGATTGGTTTTAATATTGTTATGCAGGCATTTGCTAATATGGCTGTATCTCTGGGACTAGTACCAGTGACAGGATTGACACTTCCCTACATAAGTATGGGTGGTACTTCGTTGCTTTTTACCAGTATGGCTTTTGGGATGGTAATTAGTGTAAGTAAACATATTAATGGGTTAAAACTTGATCAGGAAAGTGATTCTGCAACAGAAAATAAAGTTGAATTAGATGATTAAAGTGCTCATTAGCGGAGGAGGAACAGGAGGCCATGTGTTTCCGGCTATTGCTATTGCTGATGCCATTAAGGAAATGAATGATCATGTAGAAATACTTTTTGTTGGGGCAATTGGAAAGTTGGAGATGACTGAGGTGCCCAAAGCTGGGTATAAAATTGAAGGCTTAAAAGTAGCTGGATTTCAGAGAAAATTAAGTCTGCAAAATATTATTGTACTTTGGAAACTGATGACATCACTTGTAAGGGCTTATCAAATTGTAAATCGTTTTGCTCCGGATGTAGTTGTTGGAGTAGGAGGTTATGCCAGTGGCCCGGTAATGAGAGTGGCAGCATGGAAAAGAATACCGCTTTTAATACAAGAGCAAAATTCATATCCGGGAATCACGAATAGGTTGATGGCCTCTAAAGCCAATGTCATATGTGTTGCATTTCCTGATGTAATCAAATATTTTAACAACAAACACATAGAGATTACAGGAAATCCGGTTAGAAAAAATATGAAGTCTTCTGTATCAAAGATGGAGGCTTATAAATATTTCAATTTAGATCCAAATAAGAAAACGCTTTGTTTTTTTGGTGGAAGTTTAGGGGCGAGGACAATAAATGATGTGGTGCTTGCAGCAAAGGAATCTATCATGAACAGGCAAGATATTCAAATCTTATGGCAATGTGGAAGGCAGTACGAAGAGCGCGTCAAACAGGATTCCATCTCAGAATTGTCGCAGGTACACGTTTATGCTTTTATTGACAAAATGGATTTTGCTTATGCTGTTGCTGATGTGGCCATTACCAGAGCGGGTGCGTTAACTATTTCCGAATTGGCGGTTACTGAAACAGTGTCAATTTTAGTTCCTTCGCCAAATGTTGCAGAAGATCACCAAAGAAAAAATGCAGAGGCGATGACGACAATCTACGCTGCCAAAATGGTATTAGATGCTGATGCTCGGATGGTACTTTGGGAATCTGCGATTGCATTACTGGATGACAATGAACAACAAAAAATATTAAAGACAAATTTACAAAATATGGCAAAACCTGATGCTGCAAAAAACATTGCAAAAAGGGTATTGTCTCTTGTTGCATAATATGGATGCATTGAAAAAAGTATATTTTCTTGGAATTGGAGGCATTGGAATGAGTGCCTTGGCCAGGTATTTCAATGCCCGAGGTGTCAAAGTTTATGGATATGATAAAACCAGAACTCCTTTGACCGTTGAATTGGAATCAGAAGGTATGTCTGTTCATTATGAGGATCTACCGCTTGCCATACCCGAGGACTTAGATCTAGTAGTGTGGACTCCTGCCATTGCAAGGTCGCTACAGGAATTTAAAATACTTTCTTCTGGAGGGGTTACGATGATGAAGAGATCCGAGGTGTTGGGAAAAATTACGGCTAAAAATAAAAACATTGCGATTGCAGGCACTCATGGAAAAACTACTACAAGTAGTATTTTGACGCATATTTTAGTGGAATCTGAAATAAAAGTAACAGCATTCTTGGGCGGTATACCAAAGAATTATCATTCCAATTTTGTAGACAGGGGCCATGATTGGATAGTTGAAGAGGCAGATGAGTATGATCGCTCATTTCTACAATTACATCCTGACATTGCAGTGATCGGATCTTTGGATGCTGACCACCTCGATATATATGGTGATCGGTCACAAATGATCTCCACGTATTTTGATTTTGCAGGTCAAATAAAATGGGGGGGGCTGCTTCTTATGGCTGCAAATATCGAACAATTGGAATTAAATAGATTCGGTCAATTGGAAAACCTAAAATTTTTGACATATGGTATTGATACAGGAGAAGTAAGGAGCAATATTTTGACAATCAAGGAAGGATGGACTACTTTCAATTACCAGGACGACAAAGGAAATCTGTTTAATGAATTAAAACTCCGATTGCCAGGCAGACATAATTTACAAAATGTTACTGCAGCCATTCGGATAGGTGTTGAACTTGGAATTACTGAATTTGATATTCGAAAAGCATTGGAGTCTTTTCAAGGAATAGTCAGACGTTTCGAATGGATTTTTGAAGGAAAAAATCAAGTGTACATAGATGATTATGCACATCACCCTGAAGAGTTGAAAGCAGCAATTGAAGCGGCCAGGAGTTGTTATCCAGACAGGCGAATTTTGGGAATTTTTCAACCTCATTTGTATACAAGGACCAGGGATTTTGCACAGGATTTTGCAAAGGCTTTAGATTTGTTGGATGAAGTTATTTTAGTAGAATTATATCCCGCAAGAGAAGAGGCAATTCCGGGTATTAGTTCGCATACTATATTGGGTTTGATGGATTTGAGACAGAAGGCCTACGTCTTAAAAAAGGATTTGATTGAACAATTAAAACATAGAAAATTAGATATTGTCATTACTTTAGGTGCGGGGGATCTTGATTTAATGTCTGATCAAATTGCTAAAATTCTGAATTGATATGAATACAAAAGTAAAGGTCGGATTAGTAATTGGATTGTACATCATTACGATGCTTGCAGTAGTAGTTGTTTGGATGAGCTCGATTAGAGAACAACGAATTCAGAAATCAGGTCAGTTGAAAATACAGATTGTAAAGCCGTCTGAAGAAAATAAACTGCTTGAAGAAAAAGATGTGCGGATGGCAGTTGCTAGTTTTTACAAAAAAGATTGGAGGAAGATTCCGATTTATGCCCTCCGGACTGCGGATTTGGAAAGATATCTGGAAAGTCAGGCGGTTATCCATCATGCAGAAGTTTTCATTGATTCTAAGAAGAATCTACATATTGAAATGTATCAGCGTGATCCGTTGATGCGTGTGGCTGATGTGCTGGGCAATCAATTTTATATTGATGTAGAGGGAAAAAGAATACCTAATTCAAGGAATTATTCTGCTCGTGTTCCTGTTGTAACTGGTATCCTACAACCCTTTAAAGGACATGACATTTGGCAAGAGGAAAATTTTGAATACAGGGCGGTATATCAGCTTGCAAAGGAAATTGTAAAAGAACCTTTTGTCCGATCTCTCATAGAGCAAATTGATTTTTTACCATCCGGTGAATTAGTGCTTGTGCCAAAAATTGGAAATGAAAAAATACAATTTGGGAATGCAGACAACATTAATGAAAAACTTGAAAAACTTAAATTTTTTTATCAGGAAGGATTAAGGTATGAAGGTTGGAATGTTTATCAGACCATTGATTTGAAAAACAAGGACCAGGTTGTGTGCCGAAAGAATTCTTCTGAAATATAATATTAAAACTCAAACTAATCAGTATATGGAATCACAAATTAATCAAAACCCGGAAATTATAGCGGCGCTTGACATTGGCACAACCAAAGTTTGTGTGGTGGTAGGTAAGCGTAATATTTTGAACAAAATTGAAGTGCTCGGCTTTGGTAAAGTAAGTTCGGAAGGGGTGATCAGAGGAGTGGTCTCAAATATAGATAAGACTGTGAAAGCAATCAGTGATGCGATTGATCTTGCGGAGAAAATGAGTAAGCATGAGATCCAAAAGGTACATGTAGGAATAGCTGGGCAGCATATAAAAAGTCTCCAACATCAAGGTGTTTTATACAGAAATAATCCGCAGGAGGAAATTACTCGTGAAGATGTAGACAAATTAGTTCAGGATATGTATAAAATCGCATTGCCTCCGGGTGATCAAATTCTTCACGTTATTCCACAAGAATTTACAGTTGATGACGAAGAAGGAATAATTGACCCAGTTGGAATGTCCGGATCAAGATTGCAATCAAATTTTCATATCATTACTGGCAACACTTCTGCTGCAAGCAATATACTGAGATGTATTGAAAAGGCCGGATTAATTGCAGAAAGTATGACACTTGAACCTTTGGCATCCGCTGAGTCTGTATTGTCTAAAGAAGAAAAGGAAGCTGGTGTAGTCATGGTTGATATTGGGGGCGGAACTACGGATGTAACCATTTACAATGAAGGCATTATACGTTACACTTCTGTGATTCCAATTGGAAGTAATATGATTACAAAAGACATTAAGGCGGGGTGTTCTGTAACACAAGAGCAAGCAGAGAAATTGAAAGTCAGATTTGGTTCAGCTTTAAGTGAGGAGATTGTGGACAATAGAATTATAACCATTCCCGGATTGATGGGTAGAGAGCCTAAGGAAATTTCAGAAAAAAATTTGGCCAGAATTATTCAAGCCAGAGTAGAAGAAATTTTCGAATATGTAATGTGGGATATTCACAGAAGCGGCTATGAGAATAAATTGGTTGCCGGTATTGTGCTTACAGGAGGTGGATCATTATTAAAAAATCTTGAACTTTTAGCTGAATATCAAACAGGTTTGGCAGCGAGGATTGGATATCCAACGGAACATTTGTCGTCCCATTATATGGATGAGGTTTCTAACCCTATGTTTTCGACCAGTATGGGTCTTGTTTTTGAGGGGATGAAGAAAATGGCACCTATAAAAACAGAACCAAGAAAAATAGTTTCTGAAGTGTTTGATTTGGTAGAAGAGAATGTTCAAACCACAGAAGATTTAGAAAGGGAGGAAGGAAAAAGAGAAGGCTGGTTGGGCAGATTTGTCAATAAAGGATATTCTTCTGTTAAGGAGTTCTTCGAAGCCAGTCCTGATTCTGAATTTTAATAAAAATATATATAATTTTTTTTTTATAATTTATTTTTATTTATAATATATAATTATATATCTTTACGTCATAAACAAATATTAAAAATGATTATATGAATCAAGCCTCTATAATCAAAGTTATCGGAGTCGGAGGAGGGGGAACAAATGCGGTAACCCAAATGTATAATCTGGGTATCAGAGGTGTAGATTTTGCTGTATGCAATACAGATCAGCAAAGTCTGGACATCAGTACTGTCCCAACAAAAATTCAGTTGGGACCTTTGTTGACCGTAGGCAGAGGTGCTGGAAACAATCCTGAAGTGGGGCGGCAGGCATGTCTTGAATCGGCCGAAGAGCTCAGAAGGTTTTTAGAGGTAGATACGAAAATGTTGTTTATCACTGCCGGGATGGGTGGAGGTACGGGTACCGGAGCGGCACCAATTATTGCCAAAGTAGCACGAGAACTTGGGATACTTACAGTGGGAATTGTAACCTTGCCTTTTCAATTTGAAGGCCCGCGACGTGGCAGATTAGCATTTGAAGGTCTGGATCAGTTGAAGCAAAATGTAGATTCACTGATTGTAATTTCAAATAATAAGCTGCGTGAAATGTATGGCAACTTATCGATGTCCTGTGCATTTTCAAATGCAGACAATATTTTGGCTACTGCTGCAAAAGGAATTGCAGAAATCATAACGGTGCCTGGTTACATTAATGTAGATTTTGAGGATGTCAATTTTGTGATGAAGGAAAGTGGCGTTTCTATTATGGGAAGCGCTTTGGCCAGAGGAGAAGACAGGGCTAGAAAAGTGATCGAAAGTGCATTGAATTCTCCTTTATTAGAAGATAATGATATCAGAGGTGCCAAACATATTCTATTAAACATTACAACCGGTAAAAGTCCAGAGATTACAATGGATGAGGTCGGTGAAATTACCGAATATATTCAACAAGAGGCGGGCTATGATACCGATTTAATTTGGGGTTCGTGTGTAGATGAAAGTCTGGAGGACCAAATTAGTGTAA is part of the Candidatus Vicinibacter affinis genome and encodes:
- a CDS encoding FtsW/RodA/SpoVE family cell cycle protein — translated: MNVLIENIKDGIKGDRFLWTIIILLSLCSLLAVYSASISLTKYNSDNTVFFLLKHVPFIIGGLILAWFISNIDYTEFSKWAPFFLIVAVALLVWALFFGVNINQAKRWIQVPFLDISFQVSDFAKLALIAFVARSISAKQDHIKSFKTAFVPIMLPVLLICGLIAPSNFSTSAILFLCCIMMLFVGRVSFKYIFILGLFGVLMFAFLIYLGQFLPDAIRVNTWVNRVNEYLNVEGGGYQVQQAKIAIARGGLFGVGPGNSMLRNFIPYSYADFIYAIICEEWGILLGGIGLIILYLMLLGHCVSMVTKSPKAFGAMLTIGIGFNIVMQAFANMAVSLGLVPVTGLTLPYISMGGTSLLFTSMAFGMVISVSKHINGLKLDQESDSATENKVELDD
- the murG gene encoding undecaprenyldiphospho-muramoylpentapeptide beta-N-acetylglucosaminyltransferase, whose product is MIKVLISGGGTGGHVFPAIAIADAIKEMNDHVEILFVGAIGKLEMTEVPKAGYKIEGLKVAGFQRKLSLQNIIVLWKLMTSLVRAYQIVNRFAPDVVVGVGGYASGPVMRVAAWKRIPLLIQEQNSYPGITNRLMASKANVICVAFPDVIKYFNNKHIEITGNPVRKNMKSSVSKMEAYKYFNLDPNKKTLCFFGGSLGARTINDVVLAAKESIMNRQDIQILWQCGRQYEERVKQDSISELSQVHVYAFIDKMDFAYAVADVAITRAGALTISELAVTETVSILVPSPNVAEDHQRKNAEAMTTIYAAKMVLDADARMVLWESAIALLDDNEQQKILKTNLQNMAKPDAAKNIAKRVLSLVA
- a CDS encoding UDP-N-acetylmuramate--L-alanine ligase, giving the protein MLQKTLQKGYCLLLHNMDALKKVYFLGIGGIGMSALARYFNARGVKVYGYDKTRTPLTVELESEGMSVHYEDLPLAIPEDLDLVVWTPAIARSLQEFKILSSGGVTMMKRSEVLGKITAKNKNIAIAGTHGKTTTSSILTHILVESEIKVTAFLGGIPKNYHSNFVDRGHDWIVEEADEYDRSFLQLHPDIAVIGSLDADHLDIYGDRSQMISTYFDFAGQIKWGGLLLMAANIEQLELNRFGQLENLKFLTYGIDTGEVRSNILTIKEGWTTFNYQDDKGNLFNELKLRLPGRHNLQNVTAAIRIGVELGITEFDIRKALESFQGIVRRFEWIFEGKNQVYIDDYAHHPEELKAAIEAARSCYPDRRILGIFQPHLYTRTRDFAQDFAKALDLLDEVILVELYPAREEAIPGISSHTILGLMDLRQKAYVLKKDLIEQLKHRKLDIVITLGAGDLDLMSDQIAKILN
- the ftsA gene encoding cell division protein FtsA translates to MESQINQNPEIIAALDIGTTKVCVVVGKRNILNKIEVLGFGKVSSEGVIRGVVSNIDKTVKAISDAIDLAEKMSKHEIQKVHVGIAGQHIKSLQHQGVLYRNNPQEEITREDVDKLVQDMYKIALPPGDQILHVIPQEFTVDDEEGIIDPVGMSGSRLQSNFHIITGNTSAASNILRCIEKAGLIAESMTLEPLASAESVLSKEEKEAGVVMVDIGGGTTDVTIYNEGIIRYTSVIPIGSNMITKDIKAGCSVTQEQAEKLKVRFGSALSEEIVDNRIITIPGLMGREPKEISEKNLARIIQARVEEIFEYVMWDIHRSGYENKLVAGIVLTGGGSLLKNLELLAEYQTGLAARIGYPTEHLSSHYMDEVSNPMFSTSMGLVFEGMKKMAPIKTEPRKIVSEVFDLVEENVQTTEDLEREEGKREGWLGRFVNKGYSSVKEFFEASPDSEF
- the ftsZ gene encoding cell division protein FtsZ; the encoded protein is MNQASIIKVIGVGGGGTNAVTQMYNLGIRGVDFAVCNTDQQSLDISTVPTKIQLGPLLTVGRGAGNNPEVGRQACLESAEELRRFLEVDTKMLFITAGMGGGTGTGAAPIIAKVARELGILTVGIVTLPFQFEGPRRGRLAFEGLDQLKQNVDSLIVISNNKLREMYGNLSMSCAFSNADNILATAAKGIAEIITVPGYINVDFEDVNFVMKESGVSIMGSALARGEDRARKVIESALNSPLLEDNDIRGAKHILLNITTGKSPEITMDEVGEITEYIQQEAGYDTDLIWGSCVDESLEDQISVTLIATGFGQGYKNRSGQETVKKVVIDLNEDEVDISKSEIDQPSSAQTVEFEDEFTSPSSKDNGLNTLSFYYQESTPKKEESKLPEIKSVFNKPVSGNKPLTEGKNLADAENTPAYERRNVRLDRINSSAETTISRTRIFMDEENKLEIREENSFLHDNVD